The DNA window CTCACAGATGCAGACAGTACAGGAAGAGTTGTAACAATCACATCAAATTCCTTTAATTTCAGCAAAATTTAGATGCATGGTTTGTAGTTCATATTTGGTCGGCATTGTCAGTATTGGATGGATTAAGAATGGAATGCTAATCCTCATTATTAGATCAGCACTGtgcaagaacaacaacaatgtcTTTTACGAACGGCAATCACATCACCAAGGATATGTGGGACTCGCACAACAAGATGATGCTGGAGCCTCTGGAAATCAACGATAATGAGGTCAGTATATATGGAAATATGCTTGACTTTTATTGTAACGTTTTAATACAATCtcatttaaaattattactCAGTGTGTCTATCACAGTCCCATCATTCAACAATAAACAGAATTTCCTTTTTTCCTGATTACATTCGAATATCAATTTATGGTTGCTTCTTTGGTACTGGGGCGGCCTGGTGACAGAGTGGTTACCACCTCCCCCTCACAGATCtgaaattgagggttcaattcccgggATGTTCTCCTCAGGCATGCGTTGGTTTTCTCACTGAAGCGCTACCTCTGCTtaggaatgcttctacatacacaatattcaggttacgaaaagcctCGATGGGAGCCATTTTGTCCCAAAatacccaaaaaaaatccaagttaccaaACGTTAAACATAATCAAACATTccccaaaacgtaaatacacttcctttattaggttattttgtttttgtattgtcATGGTGAagttgctttcccattggctaTTTCCCAACAACTCGGTGGGCTCCCATTGAGTAGAAGGAAACTGCGTCTCCACGATGCTGGAACCGAGGTTAGCATGCTGTGGGAGGACGCAATGGTGCGCCCATAAAAGGGTAGCTGTCCGGTTCACCATTAGACATTCCAAAATTCACGCAGAAAGAGGAAAAGACACATTTCAGACAGTTTCCCAATTCCCTTCTGACCTTACATGTCTTTTCTGTTGCTTTATTACATTTAATGACCCTGATTACATGGACATCTCAACTCTAAAGGGAGGGTTTGAAAACACAAGTGGGACGTCTAGTGTGATTTTCTACATGaccaaaatacagtcataccttgagatacgagcttaatgtgtttcgggactgagctcttatgtcgatttacgcgtatctcaaatcaatgtttttcaaaactgaaATCTGAGTCAGCCCACAATTGTGTTTCAGGTATTCTCTATCATTAAAAATGAGAAGCACAGGCAGAAATATGGGCTTGAGTTGATTGCTTCAGAGAATTTCACCAGCAGAGCTGTTTTAGAGGCACTTGGATCTTGTATGAACAACAAGTACTCCGAAGGATATCCTGGTCAGAGGTAtgaaaatatatacaatatatttatattgtgcTATACTTTACGTACCAATTAGTTATCGATATGCTCCTGTCAAGAATTGACATATTGTTTTCAAAAAGATTTTACTCTTTAATAGGGAAGCCCGGTcttgcaagtggttagcgcgtcagcatCACAGccctgaggtcctgggttcaaatccaggtcggtccaactgtgtggagtttgcatgttctccccgggcctacgtaggtttcctccgggtactctggtttcctcccatattccaaaaacatgcatcgtaggctgattggacattctaaattgcctccaggtgtgggtgtgagtgtgcatggttgtccgtcttcttgtgcccgccgatcggctggccaccaattcagggtctcccccacctcaggcccagagacagctgggataggctccagcaccccccgtgatcctaatgaggataaagcggttcagaaaatgggatgagatgagaaatgagaACAAGGAAACCAAGTTTTCCAGTAGATTAATAATTTCCACTGGAATTTGTTTTATGTCacttcactggctgccattaacagaggtggaacgaattaattggaTGTCTTCATCTCAAGCGCAGGGATCATTAACCACCGCCTTCTAGCGGGCAAACTGTATTTATAACACctgccatattttctcacataagccatatttgtaacaaaaaaatgactgaatcaagggtacggctcgtggccaaattagacttgacatgcacaaaactacaaggtgacaaagacgaaacccCATAACGCAAAGCAATGCGGTTgttatggtcatttatttaaaaatggaaaacataaacggataaaacgctaaagtaaatttatgaataaaatcaaagaaaaaaatacaccctATCTTGCAtaatacatgaaaaaactcctttatttgtgcctgccattggtcgctcagggcgccgccatcttaccttttaccggtagttcaacgtgctctgactggccagaggcgagtagccttgatacatctgttcgtagtgtttaccatgtcagcacatcccaatagttgttaaggctgatcgaaggtcttgcagtcgatcattaaaatatcagccttgatacctgcataatgtgtatctcatgctattattgcatccagagattcgaacacatttcctggttatactgctcacgtgacttcctttttgaattcgtccacgtgcaggcaacaccctttcgggtACAATCCAGTCgacgatcctttcaattcatacagtatctcagaaataccacgtgcgatgatttctcttgagattttccccttcaaagtagtTCATTTGTACTTCctcttaaaaccatgaatatggaggtcaaaattgtgaatcagagagCTAATTATATGAGATttatcgtaaaattcaacgatttaaggcaattttaaggctacgGCTTGTGCACGGAGGcagtcaatatgcgagaaaatacggtagtcacaTCTCTAACTTTCATTTTATATGCTCAATGCTCGCTTGATTGTAGGTATTACGGTGGAACAGAGCACGTAGACGAGCTGGAAAGACTCTGCCAGAAAAGGGCACTTGAGGCCTATGGTCTGGACTCGGACAAATGGGGCGTGAATGTGCAACCTTATTCAGGTAACAATCTGTTTAAACATCTCGATTTAAGAGAAGCATTATGGAAGAACAGTTTACCCATCTGCCTCACAATTGTGAGATATAGTTGTTTGGATCTGGTTTTGCATGTTAGGATGGGTTTCCTTCTGGTACTTTGCTCAGGATGAACTGAATAAAATAGATTCCTCTCAAATTGAGTAAGGAAATGTCAATGTTTTTCTGTGTAGGTTCCCCTGCCAACTTTGCTGTTTACACCGCCATTGTGGAACCACATGGTCGAATCATGGGCCTGGACCTTCCGGATGGCGGTCACCTAACGCACGGTTTCAtgactgaaaagaaaaaaatctctgcAACATCCATGTTTTTTGAGTCCATGCCATACAAGGTAAATAACACACATTGTTTAGATCATCGGACCACGAGCCACCCCAGtctgtcagagaaataaatattaacgttttaaaTCTCGCACACACGTCACCGTCGATGCTCAAGTATAGCGATTGTGAGACACTGGAGCCCTGCACCCAGGCTTCCCAGATCACTAAGATTCCAAACCAATTACACAGTAAATATAACCGACTGTGATTGTGCTCAATCTGTCAACACTGCTCTATCTATgcaacacacactcactcaagtGCTTATCTGACTGTTGCAGCTTGAAACAATCAAAGGGCAACCTAGTTGTTTTTAAGAAGTGCGTTTCGGGTCACTTTGGAAATTCCTGTCTTGCAAACGATAACTTCATTTGCAATGTGGCAAATTATATTTCTATAACAGATATATTAACAATTTTGAAAAGCAAgtaggggcggcccggcgactgagtggtcagcacgtcggcctaacagtgggggagctgggttcaaatccaggttggtccaccggtgtggagtttgcatgttttcccctggcctgcgtgggttttctccgggaactctggtttcctcccacattcccaagacatgcatggtaggctgattggacactctaaattgcccctaggtatgggtgtgcatggttgtccgtctccttatgccctccgatcggctggccaccaattcagggtgcatcctgcctctggcccggagacagccggaataggctccagcaccccctgcaacccttgtgaggatatgcggttcagaaaattaaagaATTAAGGAAAAGGTTtgtatacatatagtatattatGGGCATTCCTGTCAACCTAAGACTATTGCATACATCTGTTTGACTGGCTACAAACATCCTTATATGGACTTCATATCCTTATGTGAATCAGCCCCAACAAGAAAGAATATTAAATACACTTTATTAATGTGTgacatacaaaatacatttttaaatcaataatataaTCACATAATAATCTAATGTGCATAATACTGTTTGAAAAGAACTATTATACATGATTGGCATTGTACTCTGAAACTGCCTTCCTTGCCAAATTCAAATGTTCTTCATCTGgcttaaaaaaaagcaacatccCTCCATGTTCATTTTGCATTGCAGCAAGGCAGTAAGAGTCTCTGGAGCTAATGATTTCGTAAACTCCGTTTGAACTTTGATTGGACACGTATGagtgggagtgtgaatggttatccgtccatctctttgtgccctgcgattggctggccaccgattcagggtgtcccccgcctctggcccaaagccagctgggataggctccaacacccccgcaaccctaatgaggataaagtagttcagaaaatgagatgagatgacaaaAGCCAAGTACACACGGGTTTGCATGTAAagccaagaaaaacaaatcaacaactCCCACATATGGTTGGTGGTTCTCTGAGTATGCCGCGCTTCCAGATTTTGACGTGTTACTACTCCCGACTCACTCAGCTGGTTCTTCTCCAAAGGGAGAAATTGGAAATATGACAATGCGTACGTATCGCTTGGCTTCACCGTTGTTTCAGTGGGAGAGTAGCGAAGACCAGTAAGCTTCCTGTCCAAATGCAGGCATTTAAAGCCAGTATACCACAATCACAGTGATAAGATGCTTGAGTTTTTTTCCAGCAAAACATCCGAAATATTTATATCATTCATGGACTATGATGCTAACAGTGCCcgcagaacaaaaaataatttagatgcACTGCATTAAAGTATCGATAGTCAAATGGAGGActacaggctaaataggcatctgtcaACATAACATTGgtgtcagtggtcagagaggGGAAAAAGCACGTAGTATTAGTTGCTACAAAAAAGTGCaaattatagtccggaaaatatgatattaaaagtttttttccccagtcagcaagttttatttttcatttttacgcCATATGTTGCCATTTCTGTTGAGAAGTTGttaagtgttttgttttcaggTTAACCCTGAAACTGGTTATATCGACTATGATCGACTGCAGGAAAACGCACGTCTTTTCCACCCCAGGCTCATCATCGCAGGTTATCTACCAAATGCACAtgtattacttttttgtttgtgcattgttgtatttttaagatgTGAAGTTATGTGTTTGTCTTACTTCAATAATCAATCTGAATTAGAGTATTATCAAATTCataaagtttaaaaatattcaGGGGTGGGGGAAAATGCACCATGTTGCAAAGGGTAAACTTGAAAGTTTGAATGTATTTCATCTTAACCACTGGTTAAACATTTCCAAATGAATATACTAAGTACATAATGAAACAGTTGTTTCCTTTTTCAGGAACCAGCTGCTACTCCCGTAACATCGATTACAGCCGCATGAGGCAGATTGCTAACGAGAATGGCGCGTATCTGATGGGAGATATGGCTCACATCAGTGGACTGGTCGCTGCTGGAGTCGTTCCTTCACCCTTTGACGACTGTGACAttgtttccacgacaacgcacaaGACCCTGCGTGGCTGCCGAGCTGGACTGATTTTCTTCAGGAAAGGTCAGTTCTCATTGTCATGAAGTATCTGAAGCTATTTAAGATTATGCTTCATTCATGTCTGCTCTTGTCAGGTGTCCGTAGTGTGGATGCCAAGGGGAAGGAGACTCTGTATAATCTGGAGTCTTTAATCAATCAGGCTGTTTTCCCCGGGCTCCAGGGCGGACCGCACAACCACGCCATTGCAGGTTGGCTACTTACAGTACTTAATCTGGGTCACTTTTTTACATGATGGGTTCCCATACAAAGTCAATTTAATTGCACGAGCATATCACAGCCACCTTCAGGCATGAGGCaagggacagcctgaattggtgggcagccaatcgcacggcacaaagagatgaacaaccattcacacttaaaaCTAGGCGCAATTTCGAGTGtcaaacatgtttttgggatgtggaaggaaaattAGATACCGGAgaaatgcaaactcaacacaaagGTGTGGGATTGACCCCATGATCTgataactgtgaggccgacctgcTAACCGTCCTCCGCCGGGCCACCGTTTTAGTGAAATGGTTTAATTTTGTTATGAATGCAGTTTCAGACTCACACTTTATTCGGTTTTATCACGATTTGGGAATATAGTTTCAAAGTTATTGCTTTATTTCTACAactatgcaatattttttttaccatatatagaaataaatatgtAGGACACTTTGCTTTGGattaacaatatttttattgCATGCAATATTTAATCGAACCTTGTTTTATGGCTTTATACACTCAAATCAAGTGTGATGGTTAAGTGACAGCTTGAAGTAGACCCAAAAATTGTCATGTAGTCTTGGAGTTGCGTGACCTCAGAAGTCACATGTATCCTAacagatttaaaataaaatttcaaattaGAACTTGAGTTTTTATATTGCAGCATCTAAGagcaaggaaaaacaatatttaaaagaaaactgcaCCCAAGGACATTTCTTATTCCATTTGTTCCTTCCATTTTAATTgacaatcaataattgaaaaaaaatactgatgtATATTTTTCACCATAAACAAACAACCAAATTACTAGATTTTCATTCTCCTAATTGGGATGCTgtattaaataacaaaaatggaCCAGACCTCAATTTGATTGTTTTCTGTAATTTGTAAAAGATGCACTATTTTCCAAATCACCTGACCACCAATACaataacaatgaaaatattGTTTCTTTGTGACACAGTAAAGTAACAAATTTCACAAttatgggtttgttttggttGGGTGTACATCGCCTTTGGAAAGTTGAAAAAGGAGGAGAGGAgtcttttattttcatgtcaagTCTTTGGCAAGTTTTAGCAAAAGTGAATGGTaggtgcaatttttttaaatttttaaaatatttttgttgtacaTGTCCAGGTGTGGCTGTGGCTCTCAAACAAGCCATGACACCAGAGTTCAAATCTTACCAGGTGCAGGTTCTTGCCAACTGCAAAGCTTTGTCTGGTGCCCTCATTGAGCACGGCTACAAGATTGTTACAGGTTGGTGTCAGgttctttaactcattggcgtcATCTAAATGGGAGTGCTGGAATTGCTGCACATTCCCAGTTAAAATCGATTAAACGTTTAGcgctatcaatggcagtgaaacatgaacaCTCAATCCTAGCCATTCAAGTTGAATTAGTTTTGATCTATATATAACCATCAgttgcagtgaatgagttaaaggccACATATCTATTTTTaacccaaattaaaatgaatattttcccAAAATCTCAAGGATTTAAAGGGCTATGAAATACTGCCCTTTATGATCAAAATATCTAAATGATAGCAAATCATATTTTTCAcacagatcaataaaaaaagggACCATACAGGCATTAAGAAAGAAGATCCTAATTTGTCTTCTGTTCTTAGCTGCCTTCACTCCACCCACTCGAAATATTTTGACACCAGTTGATGTCACAAATGGTATGCAGATTTTTGCAATCTCAAAATATGCTACCAGTAGGCTTTCTATCATTGTGACAATTTTCAGAATTGCTGAAAAACATTGCGCATTCACTTATGCAGTGTTTTTGATGGAATAATTATAAAATGGTAAAAGACTTGAGTGCCAAATTATTTTGcacatgtaaaattacattagtccagccattttcatttttgacattATCACAATTTTTATAAACCTTGCACGTTgtcaaaatgttcatttattttgagtTAAGTAGCGTGCGCACTTCCTTTTCAACGACATGTGTGCATTCTCATCagtgatttggattggattggataactttattcatcccatattcgggaaatttaattgtgacagtagcaagagggtgagaatgcagatacaggcaaggtatagttacacatagttagttacaagttagacaatgcagtcgcaaaggccgcagaataaCAAAGCAAAATTTCAAGCAATATAGATGTCCACAAAATCTGAGTAatagttgatttgctgtttgtgctttctatttctttgcaagaattaactattgggaaaaaaaggaaattatttgaaaagcattagaaaatcaaataatattgagctttattttttaacgCATGATTGATAAATACGATGAGGaaaagggtcacaaaatctgaaaattctctttatccACTATGGAATaagatttttgacatttggcagCTCTATCTGGGTTACATATATTTACAAACGTAATATGGTGTCATTAAACGCAGGGACACGCCcccatacccccccccccccaaaaaaaaaaaaacgggatttttttaagtgcatATTGACAGACATGAGCAAGTGATAGCACTGCAAAACAGCAACCTTTAGCAACACTCCCCCATTTTAGTAACGACAGTGAATTAAGGATGAAATCCATCGTATCCCAGCTAATGTTGCAACGGTCAATGAGGAATCTCAACATGAGACTTATACAATACATTTGTACATGAATGTAAGGACGTagttttaaacaaatgaaaattccaTCATTGTTTTCATGAGTGACATGTTTTAAAGGTTTAATTTGCCACGAAAATGTGTCTTCCATCTCGCTTAGTTTTATTAAATTGttaaaaatttccattttttatgtACCAAGGCAGTACTACAATACTCCCTGTTAAGACATTACCGAAAAtttattaaaaactaaattgGCTGGTATTTTCAGCAATACATCTCCAATTCATTTCTGCATCAACTTGGGTGAGGGGCTGGCAGTAGCAATACGGTTCCCACCTCCCTGCCAACCACCACCCACATTCTTTTTTTACAAGTGCCAATCAACGTCTTCCCATCAGTAAGGCACAAAATCCCACCAGACAGCAACTGCCATGGCAAAGTGTCAACAGTAAGCttaatgtcttcattttttaaaataatatgttGAAAGTTGtgattatattttcatttaaaggtGGTTCTGACAATCATCTGATCCTGTTGGACCTGCGTAGCAAAGGAACCGATGGAGGACGGGCTGAGAAGGTTCTGGAAGCCTGTGCTATTGCTTGTAACAAGAACACTTGTCCAGGTCTGGCTTGTTGTTCACTTGAATGTTAACAAACATACAGATGATTTTACTGGATGATCTTTTCATGCAGGGGACAAAAGTGCCTTACGCCCCAGTGGACTGAGATTTGGCACCCCTGCTCTCACCTCCAGAGGCTTGGTGGAAGAGGACTTCAGGAAGGTGGCAGACTTCCTTCACAAAGGTGAGGGATGGAAGCTAATGTTATAATGGCAAGGCTAGGTACATTTAGTTTTATAGGACAGTTCAAAACaaactccggcttcctcccacattccaaaaacattgcatagtaggctgattggacactctaaattgcccgtacgTAGGAGTGCGAGGGTGAattgttgtccatctcctcgtaccctgcgatcggctggccactgattttggcctgaagtcagctgggatagctccagcaccccctgcaaccctagtgaggatgacacggttcaaaaaataaatgaatgaatcagttCATGATTTCCTCGCGTGGCGACACCGAGAACCTAGAAtgtgagggagaaaaaaaggcgGCGAAAATGCTGCTGCACAACTTAggcttttaatgaaaaaagttcAATACAAAAGTGAGAAAATAAACAGGGAAAGAATGCAAAACGAGGAGGCAAAAACGTAAATACTAGGGAACACGAGGCAATACTCCCACGCTGATGTCACGAAACAGTTTCGTTAAATAGACGTCACACGAACTAATTTGAAACACGAAACAGGTGGTTTAGGAGAAACGGAATACCTGGGGGGACACCAGATGAGCACAAACAATGggaacacgcacgcacacacacacctctacccaaaaccccaacaaaacatgccaAAAAACGGATGATTTGAAGTGTATTACATCACACaagtcaaaaacaaataaaatagtaCTTTAAGTCACAATAAATCAAGTCAGTTCAAAACATTTGAAACAGGAATTAGAAATAGAACAGCAAAATTACTTACTGAACTACTAAACCCGCTCTGCATGTTAAAAAGATTCAATTAAGTCCCAGAAGAATTCGTCAATTGTGTGTCTGAAGTAAAATTCATATCTAAATTGTCTGCAACTTTTCCTTTCTAAACATTCAGGCATTGAGCTGACCTTAGAGCTGCAGAGAAGTTTGGATCCCAAGGCCACTCTGAAGGAGTTCGTCCAGGCGTTGGCCCAGAAAGAGAACATCCAGCAGCGTCTGACTGAGATCAAAGCAGAGGTTGAAACTTTTGCAGGTCATTTTGCCATGCCCGGCCTTCCTGAGCTGTAAATTATGGCAAGGTGGATGCTACTGTTTAGTTCTAAGGAGGATCATTATTGAAGCTTTTACATGCTGCTTCTGATGTCTGAATGTGTATTTTTGTAAATGGTTCGATTAGACATGCTTTATAGGCTTAGAtcaagatgcatttttttttcttcaacggagctgtttttttaattgtagcATCACGCTGGAAGCTACAAATCAATTTTAACCATAAAAGGCTTCCTGCTTTTATTAGTTGTCCATATTCCTGCACCGGATACATAtataattgagttttttttctgtcatcaaTCGTGTAAGGTATTTGACACCAAACACGtatgttttgtgttttaaatacacttttttctaaaatacaaaaaataatgccGACTGTTAATTtacctgccatttttttattcatacaaATTAAAGCTGAAAAAGAGAAAGTATGCATGTGAGTCTATCATTTTATCCAACAGGGTACTCATGCTATACGTACGGTATGACAATTTAtcacaaaatgatttaaacttttgacattttgcacatgtattgtcattattggTGTAAATACACCTATTCCTCCAATGTATGTTTTCCTCAGCAAAAGCAGCCAATTTCTGTTGATTACTCAATTTTGTAATTCCATATGCCCAGGCATGTGCACAAACATTGCCATCGCCAAAATTATTCATTATACTAGGCAaaacccattcattcattttctgaaccgctttatcttcggaggggttctggagcctatcccagctcacttcgggcacgaggtgggggacaccctgaattggtggccagccaatctcagggcacgaggaggcagacaaccattcacacacacactcatacctaggggacatctagagtgtccaatcagcctactatgcatgtctttggaatgtgtgaggaaaccggagtacccggagaaaacccacgcaggcctgtggagaacatgcaaactccacacagatggactaacctggatttgaacccaggacttccACCGTGAGAGCGATGCACTAATCACTCATTTGTCGGGCCGTCCCGTGATGAAATGCGAtttaaaaacattgcattaCTTATTTTCAGGGTCcgtagacatcaacttttggtaaAATTAGGTCGgtgcaaaaaaattgattttggaataattttgggagtttatttgattcctggtgATAAAACCTTgatgaaaatgactttaatttgttaatataggtgactgttttaaatgagaagattttcagatggtggtttGCTTTGAGATATTTTCAATGCgccagctcaaaaaaggttgggaaacactagaGGACGGGTCTCCaattccggtcctcgagggcccttatccagtctgtttttcgtGTCTCTCTCCACCAACCCACCTGTATTGAACAATCAGGATCGCGATCAAGCTCCTGATTGATCATTTCATTAAGGTGTGGTAGAGGttggagatatggaaaacagactgaacaggggccctcgaggaccagagttggagacccttgcaccaagggtgtcaaactcgggtttgttcgcgggctgcaataacatcaactcgatttcatgtgggccggaccattttagatataatattttttttaaattggattataagaactggatcaaaagccctaaatattcagcttttttatagatataaaactttATTTGAActgttttttcttagtaagggaaaacatctaataatcatttgtttttcatttcaaatggaaacaattaaaaaaaaaaagtcaatattaaagtggaaaaccgaaaatatttttatatatatttttttagattttacaaaatgcttttttacctaaaaacaccaaaagaaaaaatggataaaaaattgcaattattgatttaaaaaggggaaaatcaggaaatataatatacatctataatcttcatttgaatttgat is part of the Stigmatopora argus isolate UIUO_Sarg chromosome 14, RoL_Sarg_1.0, whole genome shotgun sequence genome and encodes:
- the shmt1 gene encoding serine hydroxymethyltransferase, cytosolic; protein product: MSFTNGNHITKDMWDSHNKMMLEPLEINDNEVFSIIKNEKHRQKYGLELIASENFTSRAVLEALGSCMNNKYSEGYPGQRYYGGTEHVDELERLCQKRALEAYGLDSDKWGVNVQPYSGSPANFAVYTAIVEPHGRIMGLDLPDGGHLTHGFMTEKKKISATSMFFESMPYKVNPETGYIDYDRLQENARLFHPRLIIAGTSCYSRNIDYSRMRQIANENGAYLMGDMAHISGLVAAGVVPSPFDDCDIVSTTTHKTLRGCRAGLIFFRKGVRSVDAKGKETLYNLESLINQAVFPGLQGGPHNHAIAGVAVALKQAMTPEFKSYQVQVLANCKALSGALIEHGYKIVTGGSDNHLILLDLRSKGTDGGRAEKVLEACAIACNKNTCPGDKSALRPSGLRFGTPALTSRGLVEEDFRKVADFLHKGIELTLELQRSLDPKATLKEFVQALAQKENIQQRLTEIKAEVETFAGHFAMPGLPEL